A section of the Hirschia baltica ATCC 49814 genome encodes:
- a CDS encoding helix-turn-helix domain-containing protein — protein sequence MLDTSKVAKLSGLPASTLRYYEEKGLIQSVGRKGITRLFEPNIIEQLEFIALARIARFSLEDIAAMFSKNGSYQIDRSLLKEKAQTLTDEIKRMTAVRDSLIHVSECQAPSHIECPKFQKLLRLAGKAQSKAKQKGKTKP from the coding sequence ATGTTAGATACTTCAAAAGTAGCAAAATTATCAGGCTTGCCGGCCTCAACGCTGCGCTATTATGAAGAAAAAGGCCTTATCCAATCCGTTGGCCGCAAAGGCATTACGCGTCTGTTTGAACCCAATATTATTGAGCAATTGGAATTTATCGCACTGGCCAGAATCGCAAGATTTTCCCTTGAAGATATTGCCGCTATGTTTTCAAAAAATGGATCTTACCAGATCGACCGCTCATTATTGAAAGAAAAGGCCCAAACACTAACTGATGAAATCAAACGAATGACAGCTGTCCGCGATAGCTTGATCCATGTCTCAGAATGCCAAGCACCAAGCCACATTGAATGCCCTAAATTCCAAAAGCTCCTGCGCCTCGCAGGCAAAGCACAGTCCAAAGCCAAACAAAAAGGCAAAACAAAGCCATAG
- a CDS encoding DUF2938 domain-containing protein, with protein MLDSFEIFSLFIKLMGCVIFIGIGATAIMDLWTFFLRCAFNIRGLDFALVGRWLARMPSGKFMHQSIGNSPKISGEAVIGWTAHYVIGIIYAAIVVLIWGEAWIDTPRAMPGIIVGVATVTVPFFVMQPCFGMGIAGSKTPNPLFVRVKSVTSHFVFGLGIYGAALLISSVV; from the coding sequence GTGTTGGATAGTTTTGAGATTTTTTCTTTATTTATAAAGTTGATGGGGTGCGTCATTTTCATAGGTATTGGTGCGACTGCTATTATGGATTTGTGGACGTTTTTTTTAAGGTGCGCATTTAATATCAGAGGGTTGGATTTTGCATTGGTGGGACGCTGGTTGGCGCGTATGCCGAGCGGAAAATTTATGCATCAAAGTATTGGCAATAGTCCTAAAATATCAGGAGAAGCCGTAATCGGCTGGACGGCGCATTATGTGATCGGGATTATATATGCTGCAATTGTTGTGCTTATATGGGGAGAAGCGTGGATAGATACCCCAAGAGCGATGCCCGGAATTATCGTAGGCGTGGCGACAGTTACTGTCCCATTTTTCGTGATGCAGCCTTGTTTTGGAATGGGAATAGCAGGCAGCAAAACACCAAATCCACTTTTTGTGAGAGTAAAAAGTGTTACTTCTCATTTTGTGTTCGGATTAGGTATATATGGGGCGGCATTGCTGATCAGCAGTGTCGTTTAA
- a CDS encoding demethoxyubiquinone hydroxylase family protein, with product MPRNRPLPKRTEEMVRVDHAGEYAAVAIYQGQRAVFEKLHGKSRIVEQLTEMEAEEQHHLAAFDDLIQTKGVRPTAMTPIWGVAAYGLGVATALLGEKAAHACTEAVETVIEKHYDDQVKELEAEGETELSPMFAQFRDEEAAHKDLAVEEGAHEAPAYPLLSAFIKAGCRAAIKISEKV from the coding sequence ATGCCTCGCAATAGACCTCTTCCCAAACGCACAGAAGAAATGGTGCGTGTTGACCATGCTGGTGAATATGCCGCCGTCGCTATTTATCAGGGCCAACGTGCTGTTTTTGAAAAGCTTCACGGTAAATCCCGTATCGTTGAACAACTCACCGAGATGGAAGCTGAAGAACAACACCACCTCGCAGCCTTTGATGATCTCATCCAAACCAAAGGCGTGCGCCCAACAGCGATGACGCCCATCTGGGGCGTTGCAGCATACGGGCTAGGCGTTGCAACCGCATTGCTCGGTGAAAAGGCCGCTCACGCCTGCACTGAAGCGGTCGAAACAGTCATCGAAAAGCATTATGATGATCAGGTCAAAGAATTAGAGGCTGAAGGAGAAACAGAGCTTTCTCCCATGTTTGCACAATTTCGAGATGAAGAAGCCGCCCATAAAGACTTGGCCGTTGAAGAAGGTGCCCACGAAGCTCCAGCCTACCCACTTCTCTCAGCCTTCATAAAAGCAGGTTGCCGCGCAGCGATCAAAATCTCCGAAAAGGTTTAA
- a CDS encoding disulfide bond formation protein B has product MMNSILSQRTWIYVSLLASIFMLASAHVFETFGKMYPCDLCLKQREPYWVAIFIALSGIILSRAKPSWPMFKTTCILLGFTFLYGTGYALYHSGVEWGIFHAGCQSVDFDPSQSLALDSPMVVGKCDEPPLVIMGVTMANMNAIGSMLLMLTSFVCAFRKQKN; this is encoded by the coding sequence ATGATGAATTCTATTCTCTCACAGCGCACATGGATTTATGTATCCCTTTTGGCCAGCATATTCATGTTGGCTAGCGCTCATGTCTTTGAAACTTTTGGCAAAATGTATCCTTGTGATTTGTGCCTCAAGCAAAGAGAACCATACTGGGTTGCGATTTTTATTGCCTTATCTGGTATCATCCTCTCCCGCGCTAAACCCAGCTGGCCAATGTTTAAAACAACATGCATATTGCTTGGTTTCACCTTCCTTTATGGAACTGGTTACGCGCTCTATCATTCCGGGGTTGAATGGGGCATTTTCCATGCAGGATGCCAGAGCGTGGATTTTGATCCATCACAATCATTAGCGCTTGATAGCCCTATGGTTGTTGGCAAATGCGACGAGCCACCCCTTGTTATTATGGGCGTCACTATGGCCAATATGAATGCAATCGGATCAATGCTATTAATGCTCACCTCTTTTGTTTGCGCCTTTCGTAAGCAAAAAAATTGA
- a CDS encoding exopolysaccharide biosynthesis protein → MTNLASDTTSNTTTEDTLHKPSLIEAIEKLAEEAPQEGISLKELTHALGDQAFGAALFILALPCCIPFLYGVPQIVSLPMAAIAAQMVMGRKQPWLPSKFAERKISKEGLEKTAKGGRKYFGWVEKLSRPRLTFLTSSKLERVIGLVLMVFCLSILTPLPSTNTVPGFAVAMVSFGMLERDGLLTTGGLILGSAWIAILLTVGTAGIKLLLGLGG, encoded by the coding sequence ATGACTAATTTAGCTTCAGACACGACATCAAATACCACAACTGAAGACACTCTTCACAAACCTAGTCTTATTGAAGCGATCGAAAAACTAGCCGAAGAAGCGCCCCAAGAAGGGATCTCCCTCAAAGAACTCACCCATGCTTTAGGTGATCAAGCATTTGGCGCGGCGCTTTTCATTCTGGCTCTACCTTGTTGTATTCCTTTTCTTTATGGTGTCCCTCAAATTGTATCATTGCCGATGGCAGCCATTGCTGCGCAAATGGTTATGGGACGCAAACAACCTTGGCTTCCTTCAAAATTTGCAGAACGCAAAATTTCAAAAGAAGGCTTAGAAAAAACAGCCAAAGGCGGACGCAAATATTTTGGTTGGGTTGAAAAACTCTCCCGCCCGCGCCTAACTTTCCTAACTAGCTCCAAACTCGAACGCGTTATTGGCCTTGTTTTGATGGTATTTTGTCTCTCTATCCTTACACCTTTACCAAGCACAAACACAGTTCCGGGTTTTGCTGTTGCGATGGTTTCTTTTGGTATGCTAGAGCGAGATGGCCTATTAACGACAGGCGGTCTGATTTTAGGTTCAGCCTGGATTGCCATATTACTGACTGTCGGAACCGCCGGAATTAAGCTCTTACTAGGTTTAGGCGGCTAA